In a genomic window of Physeter macrocephalus isolate SW-GA chromosome 14, ASM283717v5, whole genome shotgun sequence:
- the AOC2 gene encoding amine oxidase [copper-containing] 2 isoform X1, with protein MNLKVVLVFLALSLITVFALAYVLLTSQGSSSQPPRCPSVSYSAQPWTHPGQSQLFADLSREELTAVMSFLTQKLGPGLVDAAQAHPFDNCVFSVELELPPKAAALAHLDRGSPPPAREALAIVFFGGQPQPNVTELVVGPLPHPSYLRDVTVERHGGPLPYHRRPVLGTESAQMWKHLKEVELPKAPVFLASVFNYSGSTLAALHATPRGLRSGDRATWIALYHNISGVGIFLHPVGLELLLDHRALDPARWAVQQVFYLGHYYADLGQLEWEFKAGRLEVVRVPLPLPVGASSLRSRVSPGPLPPLQFSPQGSRYSVQGHRVASSLWTFTFGHGVFSGMRIFDVRFKGERVAYEVSVQECVSVYGADSPKTMMTRYLDSSYGLGHHSRGLVRGVDCPYQSTMVDIHVLVGKGAVQLLPGAVCVFEEAQGLPLRRHHNHLESHFYGGLAGSALVVRSVSSIGNYDYIWDFVLHQNGALEGRVHATGYINTAFLSGGEESLLFGNRVGERVLGAVHTHAFHFKLDLDVAGLKNWVVAEDVVFKPVAAPWSPEHQLQRPQLTRQVLGREDLTAFFLGTPLPRYLYLASNQTNSWGHQRGYRIQIHSPLGIHMPLDSDMERALSWGRYQLVVTRRKEEESQSSSIYYQNDIWTPTTAFADFINNETLLGEDLVAWVTASFLHIPHAEDVPNTVTLGNRVGFLLRPYNFFDEDPSIFSPGSVYFEKGQDAGLCGVNHVACIPDLAACVPDLPPFSYQDL; from the exons ATGAATCTCAAGGTAGTCCTCGTGTTCCTGGCACTGTCCCTCATTACCGTCTTTGCCCTGGCCTATGTCTTGCTGACCAGCCAAGGTAGCTCCAGCCAGCCTCCCCGCTGCCCCTCCGTATCCTACAGTGCCCAGCCCTGGACACACCCTGGCCAGAGCCAGCTGTTTGCAGACCTGAGCCGAGAAGAGCTGACGGCTGTGATGAGCTTTCTGACCCAGAAGCTGGGGCCAGGCCTGGTGGATGCAGCTCAGGCCCACCCCTTCGACAACTGCGTCTTCTCAGTGGAGCTGGAGCTGCCCCCCAAGGCTGCAGCCCTGGCCCACCTGGACAGGGGGAGCCCCCCGCCTGCCCGGGAGGCACTGGCCATCGTCTTCTTTGGTGGACAACCCCAGCCCAATGTGACTGAGCTGGTGGTGGGGCCGCTGCCGCACCCCTCCTACCTGCGGGATGTGACTGTGGAGCGTCACGGGGGCCCCCTGCCCTATCACCGACGCCCCGTGCTGGGAACTGAGTCTGCCCAGATGTGGAAGCATTTGAAAGAGGTGGAGCTCCCCAAGGCACCAGTCTTCCTGGCGTCTGTCTTCAACTACAGTGGCTCCACTTTGGCAGCTCTGCACGCCACCCCTCGTGGCTTGCGCTCAGGAGACCGTGCTACCTGGATAGCCCTCTACCATAACATCTCAGGTGTTGGGATTTTCCTGCACCCTGTGGGGCTCGAGCTACTGCTGGACCACCGGGCCCTGGACCCTGCCCGCTGGGCTGTCCAGCAGGTCTTCTACCTTGGGCACTACTATGCAGACTTGGGTCAGTTGGAATGGGAGTTTAAGGCTGGCCGGCTGGAAGTGGTTAGAGTTCCTCTACCCCTGCCAGTTGGGGCCTCATCGCTGCGCTCGCGGGTCTCCCCAGGTCCTCTTCCCCCTCTTCAGTTCTCACCTCAGGGCTCCCGGTACAGTGTGCAAGGGCACCGAGTGGCGTCGTCCCTTTGGACGTTTACCTTTGGCCATGGCGTGTTCAGTGGCATGAGGATTTTTGATGTTCGGTTCAAGGGGGAGCGAGTGGCCTACGAAGTCAGCGTCCAGGAGTGTGTGTCTGTCTATGGTGCCGATTCACCCAAGACAATGATGACCCGATACCTGGATAGCAGCTATGGGCTTGGCCATCACAGCCGGGGCTTGGTGCGGGGAGTGGACTGCCCCTATCAGTCTACCATGGTGGACATCCACGTATTAGTGGGCAAAGGGGCAGTCCAGCTGCTCccgggggctgtgtgtgtgtttgaggagGCCCAGGGACTACCCCTCCGCAGGCACCACAATCACCTTGAGAGTCATTTCTATGGTGGTTTGGCTGGCTCGGCCCTTGTAGTCAGGTCTGTGTCCTCTATAGGCAACTATGACTACATTTGGGACTTTGTATTGCACCAAAATGGGGCGCTTGAAGGGCGGGTCCATGCCACGGGCTACATCAACACAGCTTTCCTGAGCGGGGGCGAGGAGAGCCTCCTCTTTGGGAACCGCGTTGGGGAGAGAGTGCTGGGGGCGGTGCACACGCATGCCTTCCACTTCAAGCTGGACCTGGATGTGGCAG GGCTGAAAAACTGGGTGGTAGCTGAAGACGTGGTGTTTAAACCTGTGGCGGCCCCTTGGAGTCCGGAGCACCAACTGCAGCGCCCACAGCTGACTCGGCAGGTCCTGGGAAGGGAGGACCTGACAGCTTTTTTCTTGGGGACACCCCTTCCCCGCTACCTTTACTTGGCTAGCAACCAGACTAATTCCTGGGGTCACCAGCGTGGGTACCGAATCCAGATCCACAGCCCTCTTGGCATACACATGCCCCTGGACAGCGACATGGAGAGGGCCCTCAgctgggggag ATACCAGCTTGTGGTGACccggaggaaggaggaggagtcaCAGAGCAGCAGCATCTATTACCAGAATGACATCTGGACACCCACTACGGCCTTTGCTGACTTCATCAACAATGAGACCCTCTTAGGAGAG GACCTGGTGGCTTGGGTTACAGCCAGCTTCCTGCACATCCCCCACGCTGAGGATGTCCCCAACACAGTGACTCTGGGGAACAGAGTTGGCTTCTTGCTCCGACCCTATAACTTCTTTGATGAGGATCCCTCCATCTTCTCCCCTGGCAGCGTCTACTTTGAGAAGGGCCAGGATGCTGGGCTCTGCGGTGTCAATCATGTGGCCTGCATCCCCGACCTGGCGGCCTGTGTCCCGGACCTGCCGCCTTTCTCTTACCAAGACTTGTAG
- the AOC2 gene encoding amine oxidase [copper-containing] 2 isoform X2: MNLKVVLVFLALSLITVFALAYVLLTSQGSSSQPPRCPSVSYSAQPWTHPGQSQLFADLSREELTAVMSFLTQKLGPGLVDAAQAHPFDNCVFSVELELPPKAAALAHLDRGSPPPAREALAIVFFGGQPQPNVTELVVGPLPHPSYLRDVTVERHGGPLPYHRRPVLGTESAQMWKHLKEVELPKAPVFLASVFNYSGSTLAALHATPRGLRSGDRATWIALYHNISGVGIFLHPVGLELLLDHRALDPARWAVQQVFYLGHYYADLGQLEWEFKAGRLEVVRVPLPLPVGASSLRSRVSPGPLPPLQFSPQGSRYSVQGHRVASSLWTFTFGHGVFSGMRIFDVRFKGERVAYEVSVQECVSVYGADSPKTMMTRYLDSSYGLGHHSRGLVRGVDCPYQSTMVDIHVLVGKGAVQLLPGAVCVFEEAQGLPLRRHHNHLESHFYGGLAGSALVVRSVSSIGNYDYIWDFVLHQNGALEGRVHATGYINTAFLSGGEESLLFGNRVGERVLGAVHTHAFHFKLDLDVAGLKNWVVAEDVVFKPVAAPWSPEHQLQRPQLTRQVLGREDLTAFFLGTPLPRYLYLASNQTNSWGHQRGYRIQIHSPLGIHMPLDSDMERALSWGRYQLVVTRRKEEESQSSSIYYQNDIWTPTTAFADFINNETLLGESLQLFLFLQDLVAWVTASFLHIPHAEDVPNTVTLGNRVGFLLRPYNFFDEDPSIFSPGSVYFEKGQDAGLCGVNHVACIPDLAACVPDLPPFSYQDL, from the exons ATGAATCTCAAGGTAGTCCTCGTGTTCCTGGCACTGTCCCTCATTACCGTCTTTGCCCTGGCCTATGTCTTGCTGACCAGCCAAGGTAGCTCCAGCCAGCCTCCCCGCTGCCCCTCCGTATCCTACAGTGCCCAGCCCTGGACACACCCTGGCCAGAGCCAGCTGTTTGCAGACCTGAGCCGAGAAGAGCTGACGGCTGTGATGAGCTTTCTGACCCAGAAGCTGGGGCCAGGCCTGGTGGATGCAGCTCAGGCCCACCCCTTCGACAACTGCGTCTTCTCAGTGGAGCTGGAGCTGCCCCCCAAGGCTGCAGCCCTGGCCCACCTGGACAGGGGGAGCCCCCCGCCTGCCCGGGAGGCACTGGCCATCGTCTTCTTTGGTGGACAACCCCAGCCCAATGTGACTGAGCTGGTGGTGGGGCCGCTGCCGCACCCCTCCTACCTGCGGGATGTGACTGTGGAGCGTCACGGGGGCCCCCTGCCCTATCACCGACGCCCCGTGCTGGGAACTGAGTCTGCCCAGATGTGGAAGCATTTGAAAGAGGTGGAGCTCCCCAAGGCACCAGTCTTCCTGGCGTCTGTCTTCAACTACAGTGGCTCCACTTTGGCAGCTCTGCACGCCACCCCTCGTGGCTTGCGCTCAGGAGACCGTGCTACCTGGATAGCCCTCTACCATAACATCTCAGGTGTTGGGATTTTCCTGCACCCTGTGGGGCTCGAGCTACTGCTGGACCACCGGGCCCTGGACCCTGCCCGCTGGGCTGTCCAGCAGGTCTTCTACCTTGGGCACTACTATGCAGACTTGGGTCAGTTGGAATGGGAGTTTAAGGCTGGCCGGCTGGAAGTGGTTAGAGTTCCTCTACCCCTGCCAGTTGGGGCCTCATCGCTGCGCTCGCGGGTCTCCCCAGGTCCTCTTCCCCCTCTTCAGTTCTCACCTCAGGGCTCCCGGTACAGTGTGCAAGGGCACCGAGTGGCGTCGTCCCTTTGGACGTTTACCTTTGGCCATGGCGTGTTCAGTGGCATGAGGATTTTTGATGTTCGGTTCAAGGGGGAGCGAGTGGCCTACGAAGTCAGCGTCCAGGAGTGTGTGTCTGTCTATGGTGCCGATTCACCCAAGACAATGATGACCCGATACCTGGATAGCAGCTATGGGCTTGGCCATCACAGCCGGGGCTTGGTGCGGGGAGTGGACTGCCCCTATCAGTCTACCATGGTGGACATCCACGTATTAGTGGGCAAAGGGGCAGTCCAGCTGCTCccgggggctgtgtgtgtgtttgaggagGCCCAGGGACTACCCCTCCGCAGGCACCACAATCACCTTGAGAGTCATTTCTATGGTGGTTTGGCTGGCTCGGCCCTTGTAGTCAGGTCTGTGTCCTCTATAGGCAACTATGACTACATTTGGGACTTTGTATTGCACCAAAATGGGGCGCTTGAAGGGCGGGTCCATGCCACGGGCTACATCAACACAGCTTTCCTGAGCGGGGGCGAGGAGAGCCTCCTCTTTGGGAACCGCGTTGGGGAGAGAGTGCTGGGGGCGGTGCACACGCATGCCTTCCACTTCAAGCTGGACCTGGATGTGGCAG GGCTGAAAAACTGGGTGGTAGCTGAAGACGTGGTGTTTAAACCTGTGGCGGCCCCTTGGAGTCCGGAGCACCAACTGCAGCGCCCACAGCTGACTCGGCAGGTCCTGGGAAGGGAGGACCTGACAGCTTTTTTCTTGGGGACACCCCTTCCCCGCTACCTTTACTTGGCTAGCAACCAGACTAATTCCTGGGGTCACCAGCGTGGGTACCGAATCCAGATCCACAGCCCTCTTGGCATACACATGCCCCTGGACAGCGACATGGAGAGGGCCCTCAgctgggggag ATACCAGCTTGTGGTGACccggaggaaggaggaggagtcaCAGAGCAGCAGCATCTATTACCAGAATGACATCTGGACACCCACTACGGCCTTTGCTGACTTCATCAACAATGAGACCCTCTTAGGAG AAAGTCTccagctcttcctcttcctgcagGACCTGGTGGCTTGGGTTACAGCCAGCTTCCTGCACATCCCCCACGCTGAGGATGTCCCCAACACAGTGACTCTGGGGAACAGAGTTGGCTTCTTGCTCCGACCCTATAACTTCTTTGATGAGGATCCCTCCATCTTCTCCCCTGGCAGCGTCTACTTTGAGAAGGGCCAGGATGCTGGGCTCTGCGGTGTCAATCATGTGGCCTGCATCCCCGACCTGGCGGCCTGTGTCCCGGACCTGCCGCCTTTCTCTTACCAAGACTTGTAG